A region from the Sporichthyaceae bacterium genome encodes:
- a CDS encoding sigma-70 family RNA polymerase sigma factor, translating into MNRRSHLHAAGADDVPAGGRPAALEELLVQVAKGDEGAFAELYQRMSAPIYGLVRRVLRDPAQSEEVAQEVLLAIWRTASRFDQRQGSGNAWVMTMAHRRAVDRVRSEQATADRHHRFGVREVEPDYDSVSEAVQTRLEREAVRRCLDSLTGLQRESITLAYYSGYSYREVAEQLEVPLGTVKTRMRDGLIRLRDCLGATG; encoded by the coding sequence GTGAACCGCAGGTCTCACCTGCACGCCGCCGGCGCGGACGACGTCCCGGCGGGCGGGCGCCCGGCCGCCCTGGAGGAACTGCTGGTGCAGGTCGCCAAGGGCGACGAGGGTGCCTTTGCCGAGCTCTACCAACGGATGTCCGCGCCGATCTACGGGCTGGTGCGCCGGGTGTTGCGTGACCCGGCGCAATCCGAGGAGGTCGCCCAGGAGGTGCTGCTCGCGATCTGGCGCACCGCGTCCCGCTTCGACCAGCGCCAGGGCTCCGGCAATGCGTGGGTGATGACCATGGCGCACCGGCGGGCGGTGGACCGGGTGCGCTCCGAGCAGGCCACTGCGGACCGCCATCACCGGTTCGGCGTGCGCGAGGTGGAACCGGACTACGACTCGGTGTCCGAGGCCGTGCAGACCCGGCTGGAGCGCGAGGCGGTGCGCCGCTGCCTGGACTCGCTGACCGGGCTGCAGCGGGAGTCCATCACGCTGGCCTACTACTCCGGCTACAGCTATCGCGAGGTGGCCGAGCAGTTGGAGGTCCCGCTGGGCACCGTGAAGACCCGCATGCGTGACGGGCTGATCCGGCTGCGCGACTGCCTTGGGGCCACCGGCTGA
- a CDS encoding 2-dehydropantoate 2-reductase: MRIAVLGAGGVGGYFGARLAAAGHQVTFVARGRNLVALQANGIVVRSPRGDLAMPVDATDDPTKAVGAQVVLFAVKGHGLTTALPIVQAMLGPEAWVIALQNGGVAPTEQVAAAVGADRVVGGAAYISCHLRAPGVLEHHPGPAGMALGEWTGPLSPRLREFADLARDAGIDIDLVDDVKVMLWGKFAFISALSGATASTGRPIGDVRGTESGARLVEALLREGAAVARAEGVALPADYETTTIGLLHSLDGGMRSSLYEDLAHGRPCELDALQGEVVRRATLVGVPVPVTATVHAVLEPWAAGATPTWQR; the protein is encoded by the coding sequence GTGCGGATCGCGGTGTTGGGAGCAGGCGGCGTCGGCGGCTACTTCGGCGCCCGGTTGGCCGCCGCCGGACATCAGGTCACCTTCGTTGCGCGCGGACGCAACCTCGTCGCGTTGCAGGCCAACGGCATCGTGGTGCGTAGCCCACGGGGCGACTTGGCGATGCCGGTGGACGCCACCGACGATCCGACCAAGGCGGTTGGCGCGCAGGTCGTGCTGTTCGCGGTCAAGGGTCACGGGTTGACCACGGCGCTGCCCATCGTGCAGGCCATGCTCGGGCCCGAGGCCTGGGTGATTGCCCTGCAGAACGGCGGGGTGGCCCCCACCGAGCAGGTGGCCGCGGCGGTCGGCGCGGATCGCGTCGTCGGCGGCGCCGCCTACATCTCCTGCCACCTGCGTGCCCCCGGCGTGCTGGAGCATCACCCCGGCCCGGCGGGCATGGCACTGGGGGAGTGGACCGGCCCGCTCTCACCGCGGTTGCGGGAGTTCGCCGACCTCGCCCGCGACGCTGGCATCGACATTGACCTCGTCGATGACGTGAAGGTCATGCTGTGGGGCAAGTTCGCGTTCATCAGTGCGCTGTCCGGCGCCACCGCGAGCACCGGGCGACCCATCGGCGACGTGCGCGGCACCGAGTCCGGGGCGCGTCTGGTGGAGGCGCTGCTGCGCGAGGGTGCCGCAGTGGCCCGGGCAGAGGGTGTGGCGTTACCGGCGGACTACGAAACCACCACCATCGGGCTGCTGCACTCGCTGGACGGCGGCATGCGCAGCTCGCTCTACGAGGACCTGGCGCACGGCCGACCGTGCGAGCTCGACGCGCTGCAGGGCGAGGTGGTGCGCCGGGCCACGCTGGTCGGGGTGCCGGTGCCGGTCACCGCCACCGTGCACGCGGTGTTGGAGCCCTGGGCCGCCGGTGCGACGCCGACGTGGCAGCGGTGA